The following DNA comes from Magnetococcales bacterium.
ATCATGCTCTGAAGATTTCCTTTCCCCGCGAGGTGATTATCCGGACCGAAAAACGCAAGTCGGTCCGGGTCAACGTCGATGCTGCCTGGAATCTTCACCTGGAGATGGCTGTCGGACGCAAGGAGGTTCTGCGGCCCCGTCTGGAAAATGTCAGTTATGGTGGATTTTATTTCAAGGCGCCCGAGCAGCATCCCAGATTGGATTCTGGTGGGCAGTGCCTGGCCCGTTTTCTCTGGCCGTCGATGAAGATCGATACCCGGATCAACACGACCATCATCGAAACCTGCGGCAAGAACGGCGATCCTTTCTTCCGGGCGCGGTTCACCTTCGAGATCTACGACAAGACGATGCAACAGATGGAAAGTCTTGTCGCTTCCGCGCAAAGCATGCACCTGAAAAAACGCAACGCCCTGTTCGGGCATTGGGAGATCGTTCTGGATCGAAACGTCCGCCATTGACCGGAGGGACTCCGGTCTTTGGGGTGTGGGGGGGCGTCCCGGCATCGATCTGATCGATGGCATCGACGGGACCGGAGGCGCTCCGTGAAAGGTGGTTTCGGATTGCCGCAACATGGGGTAGATTGGGATACCTTCCTTTTCTGGCGGCTCCGGGACCAACCTCATGAGACCATCCCCGACATCGATTCCTGTTGCCATCCGTTTCGTCCATCGTCCCCTGTCCCGATCCCGCGAGGACCTTCCGGGGGCATCGTGATGGCCGAACCGTCTTTTCTCCATGAGGCGTGGCAGCGCTTGCGGGTGGTTCTCGACCTTGCCCCCGACGCCATCGTGACCTTCGACGAAGAAGGGATCCTTCTTGATGCCAATCATGCTTTCGATGACCTTTTTGGATACCCTTCCGGATCGATGATCGGAAAACCGGTCACCCAGGTGTTGGACCGCGAGAAGATCCGTCGGGTGGAAGGAGGAGGGGGGAAATGTTCTTCTGGGAGACATGCGCCCCTTCTGGAATGGTGTCCGCCGTTTCAGGAAGGGGTTTTCGAGGGGGAAGGGATCGGACGCGATGGCGGTCGGTTCGCGGTTTGGTGGACGGTGGGGCGGTACCGGTTGGGGGAGGTCGGGCGCCTGACGGCGATTTTCCGGGATTTGACCCTGCACCGCCAGACCCTCGATGCGCTGGATGAGGCCTATTGTGAACTGGAACGGCGGGTCCTGGAGCGGACCCGGGCCCTTGAAGAGGCCAACCGTGTATTGCTCCGGGAGGTGGCCATTCGCCGCGAGGCGGAGGAACAGCAGAAGCTCTTCGCCAAGGTGTTCGAGGGGGCCAGGGAGGGGATGCTCATCACCGATGCCCAGGCACGCATCGTGGCGATCAACCCATCCCACGCCGAACGGACCGGATATCCTCCGGAAGAGGTTCTGGGAGCCAATCCAAGCATGTTTCGTTCCGGGCGTCATGGCGCCGACTTTTACCGTCGGATGTGGCAATCGTTGCGGGAGACGGGGCAGTGGAAGGGGGAAATCTGGGATCGAAACAAGGGGGGCGAGGTGTTTCCCCGATGGTTGAGCATTCATTCGGTGAGCGACGAGGCGGGGCAGGCCAGTCATTATGTCGGGATTTTCTCCGACATCACCCACATCGAGGGAACCGAAGAGCGAATGCAGCAACTGGCCTATTTCGATCCCTTGACCCAATTGCCCAATCGACTGTTGTTTCGCGATCGGGTGATCCATGAAATTGCGATGAGCCGCCGTACCCATTCGCAGGCGGCCCTGTTTTTCATCGACCTGGACCGCTTCAAGTATGTCAACGACACCATGGGGCACGATGCCGGGGACCAACTGTTGATGGAGGTGGCGGGTCGTTTGCAACGACGGTTGCGCCAATCCGACACCATTGCCCGCATGGGTGGGGATGAGTTTACCGTTCTCCTGCCCAATCCTGGCAAGAGCGTCGATATCGGTCATCTGGCCCAGAAGGTGATCCTGGATTTGCAGCAACCCTTTGTCGTCGGCGGCAAGGAGTTCTTCATCGGCGCGAGTATCGGCATCACCCTGTTTCCCGATGATGGCGACGATTATGAAACCTTGAGCAAAAATGCCGACATGGCCATGTATCACGCCAAGGAGGCGGGACGCGGCGTCTATCGCTTTTTCTCGCCGCGGATGAACGAGCGGACCACGCTGCGGTTGTCGTTGGAAATGGACCTGCGCAAGGCGATGGAGCAGGATGAATTGATTCTTTTCTATCAGCCGAAGATCCAGGTGTCCACGGGGCGGATCAGCGGCATGGAGGCCTTGATCCGGTGGCGCCATCCGCAAAAGGGGATGGTCAGTCCTGGAGACTTCATCCCCTTGGCCGAAGAGACCGGTTTGATCGTCCCGATGGGGTTGTGGGTGCTGCGCACCGCCTGCCGCCAGGTTCGGATTTGGCGCGACATGGGCTGGAAGCATCTCCGGGTGGCGGTCAACCTGTCGCCACGCCAGGTCCAGGGAGAGGAGATCGTCCGCGAGGTCGCCGGAATCCTGGAGGAAACGGCTCTGTCCAGCGATGGCCTGGAGCTGGAAATCACCGAATCGATCGCCATGTCCGATGTGTCGCGGAGCATCGGCATCATTCGGGAATTCAGACACATGGGACTGCACATTTCCATCGATGATTTCGGTACCGGGTATTCCTCGCTGAGTTATCTGAAATCGCTTCCGCTGCATGCCTTGAAGATCGATCAATCCTTTGTTCGCGACCTGGTCGAAAATTCCGATGATGCCTCCATCGTCACCTCGATCATTTCGATGGCGCGGGCAATGAATCTGGAGGTGGTGGCGGAAGGGGTGGAGACCGCGGCTCAATTGGCCTTTCTGGCCAGACAAAACTGTGCCCAGGCCCAGGGATATTTCTTCTCCCGACCGGTTCCGGCGGATGAATTCCTGGAACTGTTGAAAAAACAGGGGTATGAATAAGGGGTGAAGGAGGGTCTTTATGACGGGTGATTTTCCCGGGTGTGGGTGCGGGGTTGGAATTTTCCAGAAAAATTCATGATGCCTTTCAAAAACGGAGTTTTCTCTTGTCGGATTATGATTCGGGCTACAAACTGCTTTTCAGCCATCCAGACATGGTGCGTGACCTACTTCGAGGGTTTGTCAAGGAGGAATGGGTTGAACAACTGAATTTTTCCAGTCTGGAAAAGGTGAGTGGCAGCTATGTCGCCGATGATCTTCGTGACCGGGAAGACGATGTGATCTGGCGTGTTCGTTGGGGAACAGAGTGGTTGTTCATCTATCTGCTTCTGGAGTTTCAATCCTCCGTGGATTGGATCATATCGGTAAGAACGGACGCCTATATGATGCTCTTGTACCAGGATTTGGTCAAGGCTGGGCATGTGAAGCGTGGAGATCGACTTCCTCCCGTGCTTCCGGTTGTTCTGTACAACGGCAAGTCGGCCTGGACGGCGGCAATGGATGTATCGGAGTTGATTACACCGGTTCCTGGTGGACTTGATCGTTATCGGCCACGCACGAGGTATCTGCTTATCGACATTGTACGGTATAGAAACGCCGAATTGGTGCCTATGCGTAACCTTGTCGCGGCGCTTTGCCGGTTGGAGAAGAGTCGGACGCCTGGAGAAATTCGCGATGTAGTGGCACTTTTGGTCGATTGGTTGAAAGCCCCGGAACAGTTGAGTTTGCGGCGAGCGTTCACGGTGATGCTTGGGCGCGTGTTGTTACCCAGGCGGGTTCCTGGGCAGGCAGTTCCGGAGTTGAATGATTTACAGGAGGTAAATGCCATGCTGACCGAGACTGTGGGAGAATGGACAAAAGAGTGGACTCGTGAAGGTATCCAAATTGGCAAGGCAGAAATGCTGACCCGTCAGCTGCAACGCCGCTTTGGCACAATGCCTGACTGGGCCAGTGAAAAAGTCGTCAAAGCGGATCTTCCCTCTTTGGAGAATTGGAGCCTTCGCATCTTCGATGCCCAGTCTCTGGACGATGTCTTTGTCGACAAGCCATGACGCGACCGAAGAAACTTTTCCGCGGAAGTGCCCGCGCAACGATTTCGGGCGTGTACCGAACCTCTGGGGCGTTTTTATTGCAAGGCAAGGGATATGAGGATTCGTCGTATGGCGATCCTCATGGCGTCAAGATCAGCGTTTTGCGGCGCCTTTGGACGGGTGCATTCCGGACCAGGGGGGGGTGTCGCACAGTTGCGGCGGGTTTTGTCTTTGCAGGGAACGGTAGAAATTGCGACACATCGGGGCATGGGTGCTCTGTTGCGGACAGTTCTTGAGTCCGTCTTCGAGCATCTTCTGATAATTTTCCAAACGAATCAGGCAGTTGCGACGCCAGATGCAGGCCAGGTAACGTTCCTGGTCGGGACCGGGCCATCTTGGGGGCGAACCGCAGCGTTCCCTGGCATTGTTCGCGGGCGGGGCAAAGACCGGTTTTCCTTTTGTATTTTGTTCGTCGGGTTCCACTGGGGCCGATGCCTTGGCGACCGCCATCTCCCGTACACTCCGACCGGATGGAGGATCTTGAAGGGACGGCGTGACGTTTTGCCTTCGTGGCACGGGGGGCGTGTCGCCTGACAGCCCTCCCGTCATCGCCACCGGAGTGGATGGGGTGGCCGATGCCGCGGGCGGGGAGGGGGAGAGGAGCGGGGCTTCCGATAGGGTCTCCGACGATTCTTCGTTCGCCGGAGAGGCACTGACGCGGTCCTGGTGGTTGTCCTGCATGATTCCGGGGTCGATGGCGGTGACCGCATCGGGAAAATCCAGATGTTCGAAGCGTTTAAGCATCATGGACAACCATTCCGTTTCCTCGGAGAATCGCGGCAGGCTTTGCAGGGGCCCGTTGGGAGCATCGACAAAGCGAAGCAACAGCACGAAAAAGCCGATGCCCAGGAGCATCCCCACGAGATAGGGGGTCACCGAACGGAAAAACCAGTGGATGCAGCGTCCGATCACGTTCCGTCAACCTTCCTTGTGATGTCGATCATTGTGCCGCCGGTGGAAACCGG
Coding sequences within:
- a CDS encoding EAL domain-containing protein, whose product is MAEPSFLHEAWQRLRVVLDLAPDAIVTFDEEGILLDANHAFDDLFGYPSGSMIGKPVTQVLDREKIRRVEGGGGKCSSGRHAPLLEWCPPFQEGVFEGEGIGRDGGRFAVWWTVGRYRLGEVGRLTAIFRDLTLHRQTLDALDEAYCELERRVLERTRALEEANRVLLREVAIRREAEEQQKLFAKVFEGAREGMLITDAQARIVAINPSHAERTGYPPEEVLGANPSMFRSGRHGADFYRRMWQSLRETGQWKGEIWDRNKGGEVFPRWLSIHSVSDEAGQASHYVGIFSDITHIEGTEERMQQLAYFDPLTQLPNRLLFRDRVIHEIAMSRRTHSQAALFFIDLDRFKYVNDTMGHDAGDQLLMEVAGRLQRRLRQSDTIARMGGDEFTVLLPNPGKSVDIGHLAQKVILDLQQPFVVGGKEFFIGASIGITLFPDDGDDYETLSKNADMAMYHAKEAGRGVYRFFSPRMNERTTLRLSLEMDLRKAMEQDELILFYQPKIQVSTGRISGMEALIRWRHPQKGMVSPGDFIPLAEETGLIVPMGLWVLRTACRQVRIWRDMGWKHLRVAVNLSPRQVQGEEIVREVAGILEETALSSDGLELEITESIAMSDVSRSIGIIREFRHMGLHISIDDFGTGYSSLSYLKSLPLHALKIDQSFVRDLVENSDDASIVTSIISMARAMNLEVVAEGVETAAQLAFLARQNCAQAQGYFFSRPVPADEFLELLKKQGYE
- a CDS encoding Rpn family recombination-promoting nuclease/putative transposase, with the translated sequence MSDYDSGYKLLFSHPDMVRDLLRGFVKEEWVEQLNFSSLEKVSGSYVADDLRDREDDVIWRVRWGTEWLFIYLLLEFQSSVDWIISVRTDAYMMLLYQDLVKAGHVKRGDRLPPVLPVVLYNGKSAWTAAMDVSELITPVPGGLDRYRPRTRYLLIDIVRYRNAELVPMRNLVAALCRLEKSRTPGEIRDVVALLVDWLKAPEQLSLRRAFTVMLGRVLLPRRVPGQAVPELNDLQEVNAMLTETVGEWTKEWTREGIQIGKAEMLTRQLQRRFGTMPDWASEKVVKADLPSLENWSLRIFDAQSLDDVFVDKP